Part of the Pirellulales bacterium genome, AACGATGGAGAATGCTGCGCGGTCGAGCGCCTTGTTCACGAGCTATTCGAATTCGATTCGCGTCGAGCTGCCCGTCGTTTGGCTGCGGCTGCCAGTTTAGCTGGCTCTGTGTAAAGACGCTCGAGCAACGCTACTGTGAAATCAAGAAGGTCCCTCGCGTCTGCCTCCGTGAGGAATTCAGCATGAGCGGCGTCGTTTCCGTCTTGATGAATGCAAGACGCCAGCTCGCGAAGATCTTCAGGCAGCGATTTGTTCTCGAAGAGCCAAGGGAGGCGACTTCCAAGGTCTCGGCGGACCTTGCGATTCAGCCCGGGCTGATCGCTCTCTCCTTCAGACCGCTCCTTGGGCAGAAGCTCTCTGGTAGCGAGATCCACGCATTTTCGGAACATCGCGCTGGCGGCGTTCCAGCATCCTACGGCCACGCAAGTCCCGCCTTCGTTAAACACCCCCGCAATGGGGGCTGGAACATGCTCTGGCGCTTCGATGGACTGGTTGTCCTTGGTGCTGAGAAATCCGCGTAGATGAAAGTGATTATTTAGCGAGTCCTGGAAGATCAACGGACCGTGAGTCTGAAGCACATTTATGTCTGCGTACTGGCTTTGCTCTGCAATCAGCACCGTGGCCTTCCCGCAGTTTCTGCAGATGGCAAAGAGTTCATAGCTTCGTACCCAACCGTGCGCGAATTCGACGGGCCGCAGATTCGCAGCAGTAACCCGGAAGGTGATGCTAAGACTTCCGCACCGCGGGCAGTCAGAGACGATTTCGGCGGACATGATTTTTCTTACTGCAATGTTGCCCACTTGTCGGTTGTATCACTTACTCGTGTGTGAGTGTGATAGCGGCGGGTATATAGGGGAAAAAATACTTATCCCCGCCCCCTCCACCCGCCCCATATTCCCCAACAGCGTCACCCGCCCGAGGGTCGTGACCGGTACCGTCCGGCTCGCGGGGTGGCGCTGTGGCGCCCGCTGTCCCTGACCTAACGGAGCAGGAGCATCGGGAGGCACCCCAGCCCGCCGGCCGGCACTAGGACCGGTCGCCGATGATGCCGAGAGGCGCGGCCTCCCGGTGCGTGGGACGAGCTGCCGTCAGTAAGGTCCGC contains:
- a CDS encoding DUF4145 domain-containing protein, which translates into the protein MSAEIVSDCPRCGSLSITFRVTAANLRPVEFAHGWVRSYELFAICRNCGKATVLIAEQSQYADINVLQTHGPLIFQDSLNNHFHLRGFLSTKDNQSIEAPEHVPAPIAGVFNEGGTCVAVGCWNAASAMFRKCVDLATRELLPKERSEGESDQPGLNRKVRRDLGSRLPWLFENKSLPEDLRELASCIHQDGNDAAHAEFLTEADARDLLDFTVALLERLYTEPAKLAAAAKRRAARRESNSNSS